A stretch of the Bdellovibrio sp. 22V genome encodes the following:
- the hemW gene encoding radical SAM family heme chaperone HemW, which yields MAFGVYVHIPYCIQRCTYCDFATYEQSKILPPDQYVELLFKEIRQKHRYYTPQKLDTLYFGGGTPSLIPAPLIVSIIKELGRYGYTTGPDTEITIEINPATINEDKLKIYLDAGVNRFSVGAQTFDDKLLKMVHREHSAKQTLETLDLLRAHNLNFSFDILFALPSQTVEGLKNDVKIAIEQGAKHISPYCLTVPDGHPLSKGRPVDDEQVEMFDIIADELTKKGFQQYEISNFAIPGYESRHNLLYWVDEPYWSLGLSAHSYSKESPWGTRYWNLNSIGEYQKQILAFDSQEFSSPQKHLPVGQFEVLEMHQALTDFCHTSMRLMRGLSDEKLAAKFPDYVVEKVKFLLTGLQKKAWVQHDDGHWSLTREGLVISNRVFQELTFFAEDLYP from the coding sequence ATGGCATTTGGCGTCTACGTTCATATTCCTTATTGTATCCAGCGCTGCACTTACTGTGACTTCGCGACTTATGAGCAAAGTAAAATTTTGCCGCCGGATCAGTACGTCGAATTGCTGTTTAAAGAAATTCGTCAGAAGCACCGCTATTACACACCTCAAAAACTCGACACGCTTTATTTCGGTGGCGGAACTCCGAGTCTGATACCCGCTCCTCTCATTGTATCGATTATCAAAGAGCTGGGTAGATACGGATATACAACTGGACCTGACACGGAAATCACAATTGAGATCAATCCGGCAACAATCAACGAAGACAAACTCAAAATCTATTTGGATGCCGGAGTAAATCGTTTCAGTGTGGGCGCTCAAACCTTTGATGACAAACTTTTGAAGATGGTTCATCGCGAGCATTCTGCGAAACAAACTCTCGAGACGCTCGACCTTTTGCGAGCTCACAATCTTAATTTCAGTTTCGATATTCTTTTTGCGCTGCCTTCACAAACTGTTGAAGGACTGAAGAACGATGTGAAAATCGCGATCGAACAGGGCGCCAAACATATCAGCCCTTACTGTCTGACAGTGCCTGATGGTCATCCGTTGTCAAAAGGGCGGCCGGTGGATGACGAGCAAGTTGAAATGTTCGACATCATTGCGGATGAACTGACAAAAAAAGGTTTTCAGCAATACGAAATCTCGAATTTTGCCATTCCCGGATATGAGTCACGACATAATCTGTTGTATTGGGTGGATGAGCCTTATTGGAGCTTGGGACTTAGCGCACATTCCTATTCAAAAGAGTCGCCTTGGGGAACGCGTTATTGGAATCTCAATTCCATTGGCGAATACCAAAAACAGATCCTTGCATTCGACAGCCAGGAGTTTTCTTCTCCGCAGAAACACCTCCCCGTTGGGCAGTTTGAAGTTTTAGAGATGCACCAAGCTCTTACAGACTTTTGTCATACTTCGATGCGTTTAATGCGCGGTCTCAGCGACGAAAAACTTGCCGCAAAATTTCCCGATTACGTTGTGGAAAAAGTGAAATTTCTTTTAACGGGTCTGCAGAAAAAAGCATGGGTTCAACATGACGACGGGCATTGGTCTTTAACTCGTGAAGGCCTTGTCATCAGCAACCGTGTATTTCAAGAATTGACCTTTTTTGCTGAGGATCTTTACCCCTAG
- a CDS encoding pitrilysin family protein produces the protein MSKKFQLKNGLKVLFLESHKSPVVSVQMWVKTGSADEKKGEEGISHFIEHLVFKGTRKYGVGEIAATVEGSGGELNAYTSFDQTVFYVTISKQFTNVALDVISEMMGFPTFDPQEIDNEREVVIEEIKRGQDSPGRRASQLLFTNVFKKHPYGRPVIGYDKVVRKVSVKKIREYYQSRYVPSNMFLVIAGDFESKEMKKKVEEMFGSFEPFKLRKVSRGKEPAQKGIRIKVEQAKFEQTTGYLTWRIPSVKNKDIAALEVLSAILGQGDSSRLMQSLRIREPLTNSVGSFSYSMQDDGLFAISFNLEKENLARALATMIPEITRLIEEPPTAAEMQKAITNFASHEVYSMETVDNIARKAGSNEFYYGDHDFYRKYMKQVYTLKPEDIQKVAKKYFKADAFGLSLMTNMEKKEAEKILKSFAKDLNKTLARTKISKRKEKFVAKKFNINAEAVKHTPETQRIVLSSGATLLIREQKDTPYVAMKAAFLGGVRVEKENQNGLTELFSRNWLSGSKKFSEDDINLRVDELAAGIGAFGGRNSAGLSMDYLSPFEDRMLEVYADSLLNPQFPEQILEREKVVIKNQIKSRNDNPAQICVLNFMKEIFRGHPYSRDLIGSEESINAITSQDLKDYYKKIAHAKNVTFSVVGDVDTKKWVKTLEEITKELPKGEKITNSFAVEPLQQDKKLFTELKKEQTHIIVGYPGLTLKDPNRFTLEIIQSILSGQGGRLFLELRDKNSLAYSVSPMHMEGLECGYFGGYIGCSPEKSEKAIQMLKAEFQKLAETKISAEELTRAQRYLIGRHDIELQRKSTIGNAILFDDIYGLDYRESLDVADKYFAVTPEDVQKMAQRIFSQPTIVSLVGPSDVKL, from the coding sequence ATGTCTAAAAAATTTCAACTAAAAAACGGTCTGAAAGTCCTTTTCTTAGAAAGTCACAAATCCCCGGTGGTTTCAGTGCAAATGTGGGTGAAGACAGGCTCGGCTGATGAAAAAAAGGGAGAAGAGGGCATTTCTCACTTTATTGAGCATTTGGTTTTTAAAGGCACACGCAAGTATGGCGTCGGCGAAATCGCCGCGACAGTAGAAGGTTCCGGCGGGGAGCTGAATGCTTACACTTCTTTTGACCAAACGGTCTTTTACGTCACGATTTCCAAACAATTCACCAATGTCGCTTTAGACGTCATTAGCGAAATGATGGGCTTTCCGACGTTTGACCCGCAGGAAATCGACAACGAGCGGGAAGTCGTTATTGAAGAAATTAAGAGAGGCCAAGACAGTCCCGGCCGTCGCGCCAGCCAGCTTCTTTTCACGAACGTTTTCAAAAAACACCCTTATGGCCGTCCCGTCATCGGTTATGACAAGGTCGTGCGCAAAGTTTCTGTTAAAAAAATCCGCGAGTATTATCAAAGCCGTTACGTTCCTTCGAACATGTTCCTGGTTATTGCGGGCGACTTTGAATCCAAGGAAATGAAAAAGAAGGTCGAAGAAATGTTCGGCTCCTTCGAACCTTTCAAACTTCGTAAGGTGTCACGCGGAAAGGAACCTGCACAAAAAGGCATCCGCATTAAAGTCGAACAAGCTAAGTTCGAGCAAACGACTGGTTATCTGACATGGAGAATTCCTTCAGTTAAAAATAAAGACATTGCCGCCCTTGAAGTTCTTTCCGCGATTCTGGGACAGGGCGATTCATCGCGCCTTATGCAAAGCTTGCGTATCCGTGAACCCCTGACAAACTCTGTGGGCTCGTTCAGCTACTCTATGCAGGATGACGGCTTGTTCGCGATTTCTTTTAATTTGGAAAAAGAAAATCTGGCGCGCGCTTTAGCGACGATGATTCCGGAAATCACGCGCTTGATTGAAGAGCCTCCGACAGCGGCGGAAATGCAGAAAGCTATTACGAACTTCGCGAGCCATGAAGTTTATTCCATGGAGACTGTGGATAACATTGCGAGAAAAGCCGGAAGCAATGAATTCTATTACGGCGATCACGATTTCTATCGCAAGTACATGAAGCAGGTTTATACATTGAAGCCTGAAGATATCCAAAAAGTGGCAAAAAAGTATTTCAAAGCCGATGCTTTCGGTTTGTCTTTAATGACAAACATGGAAAAGAAAGAGGCGGAAAAAATCCTTAAGTCTTTTGCCAAGGATTTGAATAAGACTTTGGCGCGCACAAAAATCTCGAAGCGAAAAGAAAAATTCGTTGCCAAAAAATTCAATATTAATGCAGAAGCGGTGAAGCATACTCCGGAAACGCAAAGAATCGTTCTTTCTTCCGGCGCGACGCTTTTGATTCGCGAACAAAAAGACACTCCTTATGTCGCGATGAAAGCGGCTTTCTTGGGGGGCGTTCGCGTTGAAAAGGAAAATCAGAACGGTTTGACCGAGCTGTTCTCTCGCAACTGGCTGTCCGGATCTAAAAAGTTCAGTGAAGACGACATCAACCTTCGTGTGGATGAACTAGCAGCGGGCATTGGGGCTTTTGGCGGAAGAAACTCCGCGGGACTTTCCATGGACTACTTGTCGCCGTTTGAAGATCGCATGCTTGAGGTGTACGCTGATTCGCTTTTGAATCCGCAATTCCCCGAACAGATTCTTGAGCGTGAAAAAGTCGTGATTAAGAACCAAATCAAGTCGCGCAACGATAATCCTGCGCAAATCTGTGTTCTTAACTTCATGAAGGAAATCTTTAGGGGTCATCCTTACTCGCGCGACCTCATTGGAAGTGAAGAGTCGATCAACGCGATCACCAGCCAAGATCTAAAAGATTATTACAAGAAAATCGCGCACGCTAAGAATGTAACTTTCTCGGTTGTCGGCGATGTGGATACGAAGAAGTGGGTGAAAACTCTTGAAGAGATCACGAAAGAGCTTCCTAAGGGTGAAAAGATCACCAACAGCTTCGCCGTCGAGCCTTTGCAGCAAGATAAAAAGCTTTTCACAGAGCTTAAAAAAGAACAAACCCACATTATCGTAGGTTATCCAGGCCTGACGCTAAAAGATCCAAACAGATTCACTCTGGAAATCATTCAATCTATTTTGAGTGGTCAAGGTGGTCGTCTGTTCCTGGAGCTCCGTGATAAAAACTCCCTCGCTTATTCCGTGTCGCCAATGCACATGGAAGGCTTGGAGTGTGGATATTTTGGTGGATATATCGGTTGTTCGCCAGAGAAGTCCGAAAAAGCGATTCAAATGCTGAAAGCTGAATTCCAAAAACTTGCGGAAACGAAAATCAGCGCAGAAGAACTAACGAGAGCGCAACGTTATTTGATCGGTCGTCACGACATCGAATTACAAAGAAAGAGCACGATTGGAAATGCGATTCTTTTTGATGATATCTATGGTTTGGATTATCGCGAAAGCCTGGATGTGGCCGATAAATATTTCGCCGTAACGCCTGAAGATGTTCAAAAGATGGCGCAAAGAATTTTCTCGCAGCCAACGATTGTGAGTCTTGTGGGGCCTTCTGACGTGAAATTATAG
- a CDS encoding twin-arginine translocase TatA/TatE family subunit: protein MFGLGMSEIIFLGVLALIIIGPKELPELARTLGRFINELKRSTNVLGEELKQQARIDRINFNEPFPRQQELVEEQQPQKEDASVVPEQMELSEQKPAAEEKPEDQKPS, encoded by the coding sequence ATGTTCGGCTTAGGCATGTCAGAAATCATTTTCCTCGGAGTTCTCGCCCTGATTATTATCGGGCCGAAGGAATTGCCAGAGTTGGCGCGCACATTGGGTCGCTTTATTAACGAACTCAAGCGCAGCACCAACGTTCTTGGTGAGGAATTGAAACAACAAGCACGCATTGATCGCATTAATTTCAACGAGCCGTTCCCGCGTCAGCAGGAACTTGTTGAAGAACAGCAACCTCAAAAAGAGGACGCTTCCGTTGTTCCCGAACAAATGGAACTGTCGGAGCAAAAGCCGGCTGCTGAAGAAAAACCGGAAGATCAAAAACCCTCATGA
- the tatC gene encoding twin-arginine translocase subunit TatC, with translation MNREELDSKAQSLYEHLAELRKRLINCVFILIIATGICYGFSEKIFNFVRAPISPYLPGGGLIYTGPLDKFIAHLKLAFVCGILLSCPFWLYQVWKFIAPGLYAKERKYTMGFIISGTGLFLLGAAFSYWVALPMAFEFLMTFGGDVDKPMISIDQYMGFFTQMCLMFGVAFELPLIIVLLGMFGIVSQEFLRKNRRYAVMTIAVIAAIITPPDLLSMVMMLAPMWILFEAAVIIVGIFENKREVQARVNERE, from the coding sequence ATGAATCGCGAAGAACTCGACTCCAAAGCTCAGTCCCTCTATGAACACTTAGCGGAACTCCGCAAAAGACTTATCAACTGCGTTTTTATTTTGATTATTGCCACAGGCATTTGTTACGGCTTCAGCGAAAAGATTTTCAATTTTGTCAGAGCACCGATTTCACCTTACCTTCCTGGTGGAGGATTGATCTATACGGGCCCCCTCGACAAATTCATCGCGCATTTAAAACTCGCGTTTGTCTGCGGTATTCTTCTGTCTTGTCCGTTCTGGCTCTATCAAGTTTGGAAGTTTATTGCTCCGGGCCTTTATGCGAAAGAGCGCAAATACACGATGGGCTTTATTATCTCGGGAACGGGATTATTTCTTTTAGGCGCGGCTTTTTCTTACTGGGTTGCGCTTCCGATGGCCTTCGAATTTCTTATGACCTTTGGTGGTGACGTCGATAAGCCAATGATCTCGATTGATCAGTACATGGGCTTTTTCACGCAAATGTGTCTGATGTTTGGCGTGGCCTTTGAGTTGCCGCTTATCATTGTGCTTTTGGGCATGTTTGGTATCGTCAGCCAGGAGTTCTTAAGAAAGAACCGTCGCTATGCGGTTATGACTATTGCGGTGATCGCGGCGATTATTACTCCACCGGATCTTCTTAGCATGGTAATGATGCTCGCTCCGATGTGGATCCTCTTCGAAGCGGCCGTGATTATTGTCGGCATTTTTGAAAACAAAAGAGAAGTCCAAGCTCGTGTTAATGAACGCGAATAG
- a CDS encoding glycerophosphodiester phosphodiesterase family protein codes for MSAQILGSFFILIFSIGCASTSPTPQRQPSSAPLLCQNISRMEIHSHRGAWDRPENMLSAFHRGVEQGADFIEMDLQVSKDNQLVVAHDVFMKDECLDAHGKSLPQRVYYRNMTVQEIKSYDCGSKVKTGTPVPGEKISTLTEVIKSLKNRKTSRGLPLGLNIEIKYNPTQPQYYPSRDFYVDRLLEVLDQTQVNPGQVMVQSFDVEILKVVRKKRPSIRLSPLFGDAKNALQIAKDLNVELITPHYGQVSPAMLASFHSNGIRVIPWTVNYPEEALKLVEWGVDGLITDHPEWIDFTKKFCQ; via the coding sequence ATGTCGGCACAAATTCTCGGAAGCTTTTTTATTCTGATTTTTTCCATTGGCTGCGCTTCGACTTCACCAACTCCCCAAAGACAACCCTCTTCGGCTCCCCTGCTTTGTCAGAATATTTCGCGCATGGAAATTCACTCTCATCGCGGTGCTTGGGATCGCCCGGAGAACATGCTTTCTGCGTTTCACCGCGGTGTCGAACAGGGTGCTGATTTTATCGAAATGGATCTTCAAGTCAGTAAGGACAATCAACTCGTCGTTGCACACGATGTTTTTATGAAAGACGAGTGTCTTGATGCCCACGGAAAATCACTTCCGCAACGGGTTTACTATCGCAATATGACTGTTCAAGAGATCAAGTCTTATGATTGCGGCAGCAAAGTTAAAACGGGCACACCTGTTCCCGGCGAAAAAATTTCGACTTTAACTGAAGTTATCAAAAGCTTAAAGAATCGTAAAACCAGCCGCGGTCTTCCGCTCGGTTTGAATATCGAAATCAAATACAACCCCACACAACCGCAGTATTATCCTTCCCGTGATTTTTACGTCGATCGCTTGCTGGAAGTTTTAGATCAAACGCAAGTCAATCCCGGACAAGTGATGGTGCAATCATTCGATGTGGAAATTCTGAAAGTCGTGCGCAAGAAAAGGCCTTCTATTCGGCTTTCTCCCCTTTTCGGTGACGCAAAGAACGCGCTACAAATCGCTAAAGACCTGAACGTGGAGCTTATTACGCCCCACTATGGCCAAGTCTCTCCCGCAATGCTGGCAAGTTTTCACAGTAACGGCATTCGCGTGATTCCTTGGACTGTAAATTATCCCGAAGAAGCTTTGAAACTTGTTGAGTGGGGTGTGGATGGGCTGATTACCGACCATCCCGAATGGATCGACTTTACAAAAAAGTTCTGCCAATAA
- a CDS encoding acetyl-CoA carboxylase biotin carboxyl carrier protein subunit gives MYFEAELKGKKYKVDVTEQKSAWKLSLQEEGKEWVHYDISKNDYKQAEQYISFLFDGKSYLIDVIGQDTEYTVFTRNSFRTIKVFNDEMLLHESLKKGGGFGGDQELKAGMPGKIIEIFAKEGEIVKANKPLLIMEAMKMENEMRAARDVKIKEVKVKQGDSVESGAVLIKFEEP, from the coding sequence ATGTACTTTGAAGCAGAACTCAAAGGTAAAAAGTATAAAGTCGATGTGACGGAACAAAAGTCCGCTTGGAAACTTTCTTTGCAAGAAGAAGGAAAAGAGTGGGTTCACTACGACATTTCAAAAAACGATTACAAACAAGCAGAGCAATACATCAGCTTCCTTTTCGACGGAAAATCTTATCTGATCGACGTGATCGGACAAGACACTGAGTACACAGTTTTCACGCGTAACTCCTTCCGTACGATCAAAGTATTCAACGACGAAATGCTGTTGCATGAATCGTTGAAAAAAGGTGGCGGATTCGGCGGCGATCAAGAACTCAAAGCCGGCATGCCTGGTAAGATCATCGAGATCTTTGCAAAAGAAGGCGAAATCGTAAAAGCCAATAAGCCGCTTCTTATTATGGAAGCGATGAAAATGGAAAACGAAATGCGCGCCGCTCGCGATGTAAAGATCAAAGAAGTGAAAGTAAAACAGGGTGACTCCGTGGAATCCGGAGCTGTTCTTATCAAGTTTGAAGAACCTTAA